The nucleotide window tttcgaattcaaatagttacatttctattgattcactacataaaatttgacataagaaaataaaagtataggtcataagacaggaaaatttgcagtttatgtgtattttagactatatttttacgtttgtaattttacataacataaaatattttttacggcgattatatattttcttacggtccctttTGCGTCGGGAATGAAACAAACTTACGGAACATAAAATTACgatgcattgatggtaaaatagagggggatGAAGAATAAATATTCCTCACCCAGGATGAAGAATAATTATTCCTCACCCAGGATGACGAATAGCGCAACCCTATAGTGTTGCTATTCATCACCCAGgatgcagaataagttattcttcacccgaggtaatcttacgatcgctTCATAAACAAATTACGTTTgaaattcaaatagttacattcatattgattcactatgtaaaatttgacataagaaaataaaaatataggtcataaaacaagaaaatttacagtttatgtgtattttagactatgtttttatgtttgtaattttacataacataaaatattttttacggtgattatatattttcttacggtccctttttgcgtcgaaaataagagaaaacttacgaaacgtaaaattacggtgcattgatggtaaattagaggggggtgaagaataactattactcacccagggtgacgaatagcgcgacccaaAATTGTGTCTATCATAGCTTGCTAGGGACATAGCTATCATGACCACACAATGCATGCGCCGTGATACGTGACCATGTGAGGACTAAATTAAAGAGGTGTTTGTGGTGTGCTTTGCAGCCCATGTAGCAGATAAAAGCTATGCCACAGTCAGGATGTGGTGGTCCATGTTGTTGTACGTGAGTAGAACCTTTTCAAAAATGTGAATGGTTTTTAAATTCACAAACTTTTCCAGATATGTGAACCGTTTTAAAAATTCATCAAATTATTTTTAATTCATAATAATTTTCAAATTCTTGACCAATTTGTAAATTTCATGAACTTTTCtaaattcgtgaacatttttaaaatccACAACTATTTTTAAATccattaacattttttaaattcatgaatattttaaAAATACACAAATATATTTTTAATCCATGACCAttttaaaattcatgaaatttTCTAAAAATTGTGAGCATCTTTTAAACTTGTTTCAAAAACGGAAACTTTTTTAAATTTTGTGGACACTTTTGAATTAGCAATTTTTTGTTGAAATCTAATATTTGTTTGAATTTGAAAAAATTTGAATATgacatttttcaaattcatgaacattttttgaattcgcGTACAATCTTTTTTAATTGGCAGACATTTTTTTATTAGACAGAACTTTTCAAAATTAATAGGAAAAACCGACCATTTTTCGGACATAGCGGACCACCACCAGCCGAAAAATATAGCACGCAAGCGAGTGGGACGAACGGGCGAGCCTAATGGGTGGTGGCTCATGTGCCCACCCATGTCCGTTTTACTAACAAGTTGGTGCTTAAGGGCATCTACAAGGCTTCAACGCTTACATGGGAGCttaggaaaagaaaagaaatatttTTATGTTGAGCGTTTGTACTAGAGTCCGAATCTCCAACGCTAGCCATAAATTATAGGCGCTACCCAGAATGAAAACAGGACAGAAAAGTTCGCTGGCACCTGGTGATAACTTTTGCTCCAACGGTAGCAAATATCCTGGGATCGAACTGGATTTTGCTGAAACGGCTGGGAAATAGATTCTGGCGCCTGTGCTCTTCATTGTAGACGCCCTAAGGTGGAGACCTCCTATACAACGCGGTGTGCGCCACCAATCGATTCCCGCGCTAGAAGGGAGCaacttgggccgaggcccattATCTCGCACGACAGTTGGCTGTATCGCTCACACGCACGTGATTCTAAAACAAAGGATTGACCGCACGCTCCCTAGATGCTACTCGCTGGTAGACCTGTGAACACGAATAGTGACAGTTGACCAAGACATATGACGTGGAATTTTTGGAAATAGTGTATTTCAATTTGTAAATTATAAAGAAGTTCATGGAATTGAATATATTCATgcatttgaaaaagttcatgaTATTGAATATATTCATGGATTCGAAAAAAGTATACAGAGTCGAACAAAGTTCAAGGGTTTTCAAAAAAGAGTTCATGGATTCAAAAAACATTCAAGAATTGGAAAAATGTTGAATAATTTGAAAAAAGATCACGAATTTTAAAAAGGTAAAAAGTTCACGAATTTAAGAAAAAAGATACTTAATTTATGATAAATTTTTACTAAGTTGAAAGAAAAGTTcacaattttttaaaaaaaatatgtaaattaaaatgaaaagaaaagggaaaaggcAAAGAAAAAGGCCAAAAATTGTCCTAAAAGCGAACAAAAAAACTACCAGAAAAGGAACGTGAAATGAGCCTGACTACCAGTTCTATGCTAAATAGGCTGGCGCAATTTGATGCaggaggggggggggcgggggggggggggtgtgttGCGTTGCGTACGGTATAAGGTGTTGTAGAGGACATCATAGTCGTTATTGCATGCCTCTCCTCTCCGTGGCTTGCTCCGCACCATCGCGGCCAAGTCGGGCCCGATACTATTAAAGGCTTTGTTGAGATAAGAAATTCGGCCCGGAGCGCAAACGGTCCAAGCCGGTTATGGTCTAGTCCATCTCGTATGTTGCACTCGTGTCAAGTGCATCACTAAATAGGCGGCCCAGTGCGCAGGAGGCCACTGGCCACTGCCTAATTTTTTCTAATATTTTTCATGTTCTTAATTTGTTTTTTACCTTTTTATATTTTTGAATAAATTTGCAAAAATTCTAAATACATATTTTATAAAAGTATTTACATAAAAAATATTAAAAAGTGTTAACTAACCATTTAAAAATGTTAAATTTTTATGGAGAAAACATTTCTCATGTACACAAAGTTATACTAAAGCAGCACATATTATATGGATCGCAGGGAGTATATAATAAATATACAATGTGCATGAAAAAAGTTGAGCGTGTATTTAAATAATATTAGTCAATTATTTGAAAAAGTATTGATGAAGCACATGAAAAATGTTAAGTGTGCATAGAAAAAAATGTTTTACAAGTATACGgggaaatataaaaacagatacaatatgtatgaaaaaagttcatcatgtatttaaaaattatTAAACATCGATTAAAAAAGTTAAACATGTAGAAAAAAAATTTCCTggtgtatacaaaaaatgtataTTTTGTGTGAAAATTTGTATTGCCATTAAAACAATTGTTCATCATGTATTGAAATATATTGACGATGTATTGAAAATATGTTAAACGTGTATATAGAAAATGTATTAGATATACTAAAATTTTAAAGTGTGTATGGAAAAGTACAGAACAGAAAATATTAGATTTAAAAAACATTAATCATGTATGTCAAAAATGTTAAACATGCACATAAAACATGTTTTTGATGTATACAAAAATATAGAATGTGTACTGAAAAAAATATGACATGTGTTGAACAAAAAAGAAACTGATCTAAATCGGGGAAAAAAACAAAGAAACCCAAtaaaaacaaagaaaacaaaaacaaaaaaacagtGCAACAGAATGAAAACAATAAAAACCAAGGAAGAAACAAAGAAATAAACATATGAAAACCatgaaagaaacaaagaaaataaaggaagtaggaaataaaagaaaaaacCAATGAAAACGgagaaagaaacaaaagaaaaccaAGGAAACAAAGAAAAAACCAGTACAAACAGGAATAAAATGAAGAGAACAGGTGAAAAAACAAAGAAACATGTGAAGAAACAAAATAACGAAAAtaaacataaaagaaaaaaaCAGCAGTGAACACAGTTACCACTGAGCGGGCAAGCGTGCCTGAGCGAGCGAGAGTGCTATGAAATGCGTCGTCCCAGTATTGTACAAAACAGGAAAAAAAAAGCTTCAGGCGAGACAGAAGCTACTCTCGCTATAAGCGAGATATAGTTCTAATGGTCTAACACAGTCTCACCGTGACCTAGCGATGACGCTGCCGTCACCATCCTTGTCCATGGCACATCCACCTCTCCGTGGCCGATAGTGCCTCACCCTCTCTATGGCTAGTGCCACCTCCGGCTCTAGGAAAAAAAATCAACGTGTTGATCCCATACTCTCTGGAGGTAGGGTTGAGGTATAGAGGAGGAGCATGTCCCTGGCGATGGCGAGCTCTCCTCCGTGTCCTCGGTGTCGCACTCTCCATCACTATCGTCTTGTGGAGGTAAGTGGCGATTGTCTGTCACATGTCCTCCCTTCCCATCCCGGCCTTCTGGCGCATGCATTGTCGGCACGGGGCACAACACGAACAAGCCGACTGAGCCAATGCTCAGCCGTGTAGGGCTGCATGTGCTGGCCGCCACGCGTGCTGGTTGTTTGCTGGCCGCGCGTGTGCTTGCCGCTTGCGTGCACGACACAACATGGTCATGGCGCGGCCTCGACTTTCGACGCACGATCGCCGCCTGAGTTTGTGAGCATGCCGTCGGCCCGCCTCCACTTACAGCAAGTTGTTGACTCGTCGGTGTGGGTGCACATAACATGTCCGATGAAATTTTACGTGCAGAGAAAATGTGTTAAAAGTAGGGATTAGAGTTGTTTTGTGGTATAAATAAAAATATTGAAGCGGTCACATTCAGACACTAATCGGACGCGTCCACAAACGTTTGAGGTTCAAAACTAGTCCATCCTTTTGCTCTCGTATGCCCTTCATCGTCATTATAGTACAAAACCCATCTATGCAACCGCATCCCACGGGCCCGTAGGAACAAACAAACAAACCCTTGGCGTCAAGAACGAGAACGTACTGACTCTCGCTTACCAGACGCGTGTCGAGCCCCGACTGGCCGCCGGGTCGCCGCCTGCCTCCGGGCCCCATCGCCGGCGGTCCCGGCTCCGCCTCGCATGGTCCGCCCTGCGCCCCCCGTCGCTGTCCGGGCCGGGCGGTCACGCGCGCGCACCCGGGCCGGAGGGAGGGAGAAAAAGATGAGCATCACGTCCCCCGGTCGCATCCATCCATCCGTCACGCTTGACCTTCCGCAACCAGGCGGCTGCCACTTTGAACCCCCTCCACAATCGGCCACAAGTGGATAATGGGCGGGGGATCCGCGCCAACTTGTTCCGGAAAAGAAACAGCGACGGGCAGCGACGATTGCGCACGCGCGCACGGCACCCCTCCCCCGTTTCCTTGACCTTTCTCCGCACGATATCGCCGTCGCCATGAGAGTGTGACAAATCATGTGTGCCGTAATCGCCATTTTTTAGGTGGATTTTTTGTATGATTTTATGGCCCAACCGTGCCGTGCAGTCCAATTATCTATGCTTGTTTATGAGTAGCACCGGTCAGTGTGAAGATCAGGTCACAGAGAAAACGCAACAAAGGAGGAGGAGAAGCCACTGTATTATTTTTGCGGGAATACTAAATCAGCAGCAATTAAGATGGATCGGGGGAAATACGGATCGGATGGAATACTTCAATTTGCACGAGAACGACACGCGTGGTCCATGACACTCCACCGAGGCCGTCGTCAGCACGATACGGCTTTGCTTTCGTTGATTTAATTCTAATTAAAATTATGGGCCGGCTCAACATCAACTTTTCATACTACTTAAACTTTCTTTCGCACATATATAAATAGATGTTGTTGACAAGTACCAACACTCCACATAGTACTAGTATGGTTTGATTTTCCTCCCATAAACTAGGAGCATCATATTGATCACCTGGTGCGTGACCAAACCATGCCATTGGACAGGACCCATACACTCAACTTCAATCCAACACACAATGCCAATATATAAACGTTAGGTCCGGGAAGAAGACCGAAATATCCAAACTGAACCTTATGCGGGCGTTTtgtcctttttttcttttttaattTATTAATTTAAACAGATCTACTACTTATTTTATCCTAGTTATAATAAGATGGCTCTTGAGTTAAGAAAAATCGAACTGGTGCATCGGTATTTACTGTTATGTTCTATTTCCCCGACAAATTGTTGACACATGCTTTGCTAGGAGGGTGCCACCAAACGTCATTCTTGCCTCGACGGGGTTCATTTCTCTCTTTTTAGTATCAAACAACTAGATCATGGCATGAAAGCCTTGATTGTGTCCCATTAGATTTCCCGGATCATAAATTTAAAGACATTATAACCGAGCACTTTTCCAGCCCTCTCAGGCCTTCAACATTTTTGGCCGTCGGATTCGTGTTAGATTAGTTTCTGGCCGTCAGATCTTGCTCTAAACGATAGTTTATCGCGAACTGGGCTGGGTGTCCTAATAGGCCGCTATTCTGGAAACTTATTTAAAGCCCTGTGGTTAATTGGGCTTCTACCGGGCTGCCATGCAAGCCCAGGTACAGATCGCCCACGACCCAACAATCAACACGACctctttcctctctctctctcggccGGCAACCCTGGTCACGCCGCCCCCATCGCCATCGTAGCCGCCGCCTTCTATGCCGCAATCAGCCCCGTCTTTCAAACCCATCCCTCTGGATCGCAGGCCCTCATGGCGCCGCCATCAATCCCCTCTACTCTGGTGGTGCCTATTCCGTCTTCCCGTCTTCCGCGAGGGGATCCAGCGGACGCGCGGGATGCGGGTGCCCGATCCTCGCGCGACATGCAGCGTGGAGTCTCCCAACGTCATGCCGGAGCCCCAACACTGGATCCATTCTTCGATCTCCCGTGCCGGTGGCCGAGGCATGGCGATGTGCCGATGCAGCTCCTGATCTCTTAACGGTATGGGTATGTTACTACCTCAATTTCCGTCAGATTTTTCTTGGAGTTGGTTGACACAGAGGCTATCCAATAATGATTTGCTCCCTtccaaaaagaaagaagaaaaagaatcCAGTAAGACCTAGGTGTGCCGCGGCCATTGCGGGTCCGTCACCCGGACAGCGGGCTGTGCCAGTCCCCTCTTCTCAGCCGCTCGGCGTCATATGGGAAGGGGCTGAAGAGAAAGGATGGCGGCGGAGGTGAGTATGGGCGGGATGTGCCGTGGCCGAACAGTCGCAtatactctctctctctctctctctctctctctctctctttcttcgTTGAGGACATGTTTGATCCGCAGTGTCTCAGGTGGGCGGGAAGAAGTGAGAAAAGGCAAGAGGAACCCAAGACATGTTGCGGCGACCGGGTGATGCAGGACTGGCAGAACCCTAGCTGGTGCCTGGTGGAGGCCGCCATGAGATCGTGCAGAGGGAGGTGGACAGGAGAAGGCCGACGGGTGTTTCAGTCAGTGCTACAGAATCACCGCTGGTCTTTGCTCGCTGCCTCCTGCTTAGCAGGTACGTTACTTGTTGTATTCTTAGTATCCTAAAATTGTAGAATTCAAACAGTACAGAATTTAGGGCTACCTCAATATTACAGAATTTTTAAAATTGTAGAATGTGCATTGTTGCGGTTCAGGCCGATCGAGTTAATAAGAAATTTGGTTGTGTTAGCGTTACAGGGAACGACAACTCTGAAGCATGGGGAAAAGCAATGCCAGGAGCCTTGGTATCTGGTGCAAGCTGGAGGAGCTGCCTAAATGCATGTGGAGAGGTTCATATTACTGAGCAGTGTAATATTCAGAACATTTAGTGATAAATTAAAATCTTCTCTTTGGAATGTGGTTGAGTCGTTAAGATCTGTTAATTTCTAGACATTATCTCAGTAATTAGTGTGCAATTGAGCTTTATGATTCCCTCTTGGTGCAAGGAATTTCTAGACATGACGACAATATCTATGTACGTCAACGGTTGCTTTGGTTTTACTTTTTTTACGAAGCATAAGCCAGAAAGTCTTATGGCATATGAAACACGATTTTGGTTTATAGTTGAGTTGCTTGATGGAAGTCGTGGCAATCTGAATGATAAGAAGCAATTTTTCCCTCTGATTATTGTCATGTAGCTTCAAAAGGTATGGTTCTGATGGTTAAATTTTATTTAATCCCTTTTGGGGTCCCTACTGAAAATTATCATCGTGTACGTTTTTGCTTCATAGAGCTTTGATAGCATGCTTCGTTTAACTTTTAGCCCTGCGATCATCTAGAGTTGTTGGAGCGCAGTGGGCAAAGTTATTACTTTTACTATGCGGAGGTCCCAAATAATCTTCTTCCTATGGTTCACATGGTTCATCTCGCGGGCAAGAGGAATCATTTATTGTTTGAGACACAATCTCTCTCTTAACATTTTTTTCTTGTTGATCATATTCATATGGCTATATGTTTTTTCTTGAGCACATACAGTTGAACATTATACTAATGTGTTTCTCTCAGTCTCCACACATTACAAAGTTAGTGTCTGAAGTAATCATCTACTATAACAAAGAAATACCAGTTGATGGTCGTGGATTTCTGACTAGATATTTCAGCAGGCTGTCTAATATATTTTTTGCCAAGCAGTACCCACAATTCGGCACATCCAAATATTAACTTCATCGACTAAGTCTGTTTTGGCGTTCCACATTTAATGGATATGTCCCCACTTGAATCTTGCTTCATGGTCGTTCAAGCGTTCTCAACGACACATTGCAAGATTTAGTATGTTGATGAAATGATGGATATATTCTTTAAATCAAATGGTTCTGGTCTCCATATGATCCCACAAAAGTCTGGGCTATTACTAGATTGTTGCTTTCACTTAAAACAGCAGGCTCTTAATTACTCTAAACAAAGTTTGAAATTAGTCCAGTGGTGACCCATGTGAAGCACTTATATGACATAGGCTTGTCTTAAACATAACTTGTTCGTTCAAAATATACTTTTCTTTTGAGCTTATTTGTTTTATCCGTATTGACTTGGTTTTGGCACTTGTTTGCTGCATTAGAGTATCTGTTCAGTAGTAGTGTTAAAATTCTGGAACTTCCATATAGTGTAGAGATCTCTGTATTCAATGCACGTTACTGACTTACAACTATTGGTTAACTCTCCTTTTCTCTTTATTCTTCCAAGATAAAAACTCACCTCACctactattgtactcctttgctaTGAACTCATTGAAATTACTCAGTAGAAAACTAAGTATGGCATCTCCCATGATGCCTCTACAGTAGTTCTTTTGGCTCAATGTACTGAAACTTTTTTAAAAAATTCTGATAAACAGGTCGTATATGCAAATTTATATTCCGTATTTATGTCTACATATTTATTTTTGTGCAATTTTCCATATATAATTATAGATTTCTAATAAATTGGGACTCCATGTCTTCACTTCGTTCTTCCAAGACACTTCACTTCATTCTTTCTAGATTTGGTATCAATGTTTTTACATAAAATTCTAACACCTCACACAACATCCAAAATAAACGGGTCCGGCAACACACGCCATCAAGATGTAGCTGCTTCCCAGGCAGCAAGgctttttttttgtttcttttgctTTGTGTGGTTAATCTATCTGCTTCCAAAAATCTTTATGAAGTTCAAGAATCACATTTGAATCAAAGCATGGAGGTTATGAAAGAACCATCAGTTCAAATCTTTGCGAAAAACATTATCTGCAGCATGATGCATTGCATTTTAGTAAATAACTCCTCAAATGGGATGCTATGTCATATTATTATGGAAATGGAGTGGTTATATTCTTAGCATGATTAGTTAAAATATTATTTGCTACACCCTTCGGCTTTAGATTTGTGCTTACTTTTGATATTAACATATATTTCATTTTATTTAAATTCCTATAATCCTATTGCCATAACATACGGGCGCGGCAATCGCGCGCCATCAATGATCTAGTAAGTCCATTATAATAGGAGTGAATTTCAACTTCTTCACCCCGATGAAGTTCCAACCCATTTAAAAATTCTTCAAAGTTACCCCCATTGAGTATAGTTTTGTTTGTTTTTTCACCTTGGTTAACATTTGAAATTGTTCTGCTAGGAAGGGCATCTCATCAGGCCGATGTGGCGATGCCACATTCGACACAACTTTCTTTTGGATATCTCCTAGTCAAAAGGGGTGATTTCAACATTCTGGTCATGAGAAAAAAACACTCCCCTCTCACTGGGGTTAGTTCCTCTCGCTGCCACCGGACGGCGCTAAGACTCTTCTCCCCCCCGCCATTTCCTCCTGATCTGCATCCACTCGGGCCaattctgttggaaatatgccctagaggcaataataaattagttattattatatttccttgttcatgataatcgcttattatccatgctagaatcgtattgataggaaactcagatacatgtgtggatacatagacaacaccatgtccctaatAAGTCTCTAGTtgctagctcgttgatcaatagatggttacggtttcctgaccatggacattggatgtcattgataacgggatcacatcattatgagaatgatgtgatggacaagacccaatcctaagcctagcacaagatcgtgtagtttgtatgctaaagcttttctaatgtcaagtatcatttccttagaccatgaaattgtgcaactcccggataccataggaatgctttgggtgtaccaaacgtcacaacgtaactgggtggctataaagatgcactgcgggtatctccgaaagtgtctgttgggttggcacgaatcgaggctgggatttgtcactccgtgtaaacggagaggtatctctgggcccacttagtaggacatcatcataatgtgcacaatgtgaccaaggagttgatcacgggatgatgtgttacggaacgagtaaagagacttgccggtaacgagattgaacgaggtatagggataccggcgatcgaatctcgggcaagtatcgtaccgatagacaaagggaattgaatacgggattgattgaatcctcgacatcatggttcatccgatgacatcatcgtggaacatgtgggagccaacatgggtatccagatcccgctgttggttattgacgggagagttgtctcggttatgtctgcatggttcccgaacccgtagggtctacacacttaaggttcggtgacgttagggttgtagagatattagtatgcggtaacccgaaagttgttcggagtcccggatgagatcccggacgtcacgaggagttccggaatggtccggaggtatatatatatatatagaagtccagtttcggccaccgggaaggtttcgggggtcatcggtattgtaccgggaccaccggaagggtctcgggggtccaccgggtggggccacctatcccggagggccccatgggctgaaggggcgtgggaaccagcccctggtgggctggtgcgcccccctttgggcctcccatgcgcctagggttggaaaccctaaggagtgggggcgcctccacttggcttggaggccaagccacccctagggctgccgcccccttccctagatgggatctacaaggggccggcgcccccactaggcccctatatatagtggaggggagggagggcagccacacctgaagccctggcgcctccctccctcccatgacacctcttcctccccgcttgtgcttggcgaagccctgccgggatcccgctacttccaccaccacactgtcgtgctgctggatctccatcaacatctccttcccttgctggatcaagaaggaggagacgtctctccgttccgtacgtgtgttgaacgcggaggtgccgtccgttcggcactaggatcattggtgatttggatcacgacgagtacgactccatcaaccccgttctcttgaacgcttccggttagagatcttcaagggtatgaagatacactccctctctcttgttgctagtatctcctagattgatcttggtgacacgtaggaaaattttgaattattgctacgttccccaacagtggtatcagagccaggtctatgcgtagtttctatgcacgagtagaacacaagttgttgtgggcgtcgattttgtcaatctacttgccgttactagtcttatcttgattcggcggcatcgtgggatgaagcggcccggatcgaccttacacgtacacttacgtgagacaggttccaccgactgacatgcactagttgcataaggtggctagcgggtgtctgtctctcccactttagtcggatcggattcgatgaaaagggtccttatgaagggtaaatagaaattggcatatcacgttgtggttttg belongs to Triticum urartu cultivar G1812 chromosome 7, Tu2.1, whole genome shotgun sequence and includes:
- the LOC125521207 gene encoding uncharacterized protein LOC125521207 isoform X1; the encoded protein is MICSLPKRKKKKNPVRPRCAAAIAGPSPGQRAVPVPSSQPLGVIWEGAEEKGWRRRWAGRSEKRQEEPKTCCGDRVMQDWQNPSWCLVEAAMRSCRGRWTGEGRRVFQSVLQNHRWSLLAASCLAGNDNSEAWGKAMPGALVSGASWRSCLNACGEVHITEQCNIQNI
- the LOC125521207 gene encoding uncharacterized protein LOC125521207 isoform X2, whose product is MAAECLRWAGRSEKRQEEPKTCCGDRVMQDWQNPSWCLVEAAMRSCRGRWTGEGRRVFQSVLQNHRWSLLAASCLAGNDNSEAWGKAMPGALVSGASWRSCLNACGEVHITEQCNIQNI